In the Psychromicrobium lacuslunae genome, TCGGCACCGCGAGGAGCCAAGACGGCAACCGCGTCAAGGCGAATCCGGCAGCTCAAATAGCCGTGGTGCCGGGCCCAAAGAACAGCTAAGGTTCTCAGACGACGTAGCTTGGCCTCAGAAATTGCCTCAAATGGATGCCCATAGCTCAAAGATCGCCTGGTTTTCACCTCAATGACAACCAGAATTTCGCCGTCAAACGCAACCAGATCTATCTCGCCTTGAGGGCACCTCCAGTTGAGGTCAACCACCTCAAAACCGCGCCGCGCGAGGAAGTCGGCGGCAAGTTCCTCACCGACTCTGCCAAGTTGCTGTTTAGTGCCCACCACCCCAGTCTGGCGAGGAGTCGGGGACTTTGCTGGCGATTGGGCGAACTCACTGGGCTATGTGAGGAAAACGCGAGAAGAATTCTCCGAGTTTCGGAAATCAGCCGGGAAGAAGGACCTCAGTTGCCTAGGTCGGTTTCCTTAGGCAATTCCAAATCATCGCTCTTCGCCAATTCTTCGACGTTCACATCTTTGAAGGTAATCACCCGCACGTTCTTCACAAAACGTGCTGAGCGATAAACATCCCAAACCCAGGCATCCTGAAGGGTGAGGTCAAAGTAAACCTCGCCGTCGGCCGATCGTGCCTGCAGGTCGACATGATTCGCCAAATAAAAGCGCCGCTCGGTCTCCACCACGTAGCTAAACAAGCCGACCACATCGCGGTACTCGCGGTAGAGCTGCAACTCCATATCGGTTTCATAGTTCTCTAGGTCTTCAGCGCTCATTCAACCATCATGCCTTACCCATCGCACCGGTCAAACGTGAGCTCGCACCGGAGCTCAACTTCCAGCTCTTGCGATGCCATTGACTCGGTCCGAACTGATCAATAGCGGCTCGATGGGCCGCAGTGGCGTAACCCTTATTGACCTTCCAGCCGAACTCGGCGTGTTGTCCATCGAGCTCCACCAAAATAGCGTCGCGTTCCACCTTAGCCAGCACACTCGCTGCTGCCACGCTCAAGCACTGCAGATCTGCTTTGATCATGGTCTGCACCGGCACCTGGACGCCAGCGCCGGCTGGCAGCGGCTGGTCGAAGATACTCAGCTGCCCTTTCGCGGAGAGCCAATCGTGATTACCATCGAGCAGCACAACTTCGGCTCGGATCGGTGACTCTTGCATTTGCTCCCAGGCGCGAGTGCCGGCAAGTTGCAGAGCGGCCATAATGCCAATAGCGTCAATTTCTGCGGCGGAGGCATGGCCTACCGCGTGTGCCAAGCTCCACTCCTTAATCAGCGGAACCAGTCTTTCCCGCTCAGCCACACTGAGGAGCTTAGAGTCCTTCACCCCCGCTAGCGGTTTCTGCGCAGAGGCATCGACCACCACCATCCCCACGGTCACTGGCCCGGCTAGCGCGCCGCGGCCAACCTCGTCGGCACCCGCCACGAACCGGAATCCCGATTCCATTAGCGATCGTTCGGTAGCGAGAGTTGGCGAAAGCCTCGCCAACGTTACTTCCCCGAATGCGTCGGCGTCGGGCTGCTCACCGGAGTCGATGAGGGTGCCGGCACATTACGGAAGGTGTCCGGATAATTGCCGATGAAGGACCAACGGTTCAGCGGCCAGGCAATAACGGTGGCGGTGCCTTCGACATCGTTCAGGTCGATGAAGCCCTGGCTTGCCAGGTTCTGGTGAAAACGGGAGTCCGCTGAGTTATTTCGGTTGTCGCCCATCACCCAGATTTTGCCGGCCGGAACGACGACATCGAAAGTCGCATTCAGACCAGCAGCATTCTCCGAGCCGGGGAACAAATATGGCTCGTCGAGAGGCTGTCCATTAACGGTGATCCGGCCCTGCGCATCACAGCAAATCACATGATCGCCGGCCATCCCGATCACTCGCTTCACCAAGTGCTGCTGCGACTCGTCTGGCATCAGGCCGATGAAAACCAAAACATCTTGGAACCAGTTAGTGGCCTTAGCCTGAGTGATGGATTGATCGCCAGCCAGCCAGCCCTGGGTATCTTTGAACACCACCACATCACCGCGTTGCAGCGCAAAGGGGCGAGGCACCAGTTCATTAATAAAAATCCGGTCCTCAACCTGCAAGGTGTTTTGCATCGACTCCGAGGGGATCACAAAGGCGCGGAAGAGGAAGGTTTTCAGCAAGAAGGAAAGAACTAGCGCAATCACGATCACGATGGCTATTTCCTTCAGCCATGATAACGGGCCGCTAGGCTTCTTTGCCTTTTTTGGTTGCTTGGACGGGTTCGCAGATTCCTCGGCCCCGGCATCCGCCTCAGCCTGATTCGCCCCAGCATCAATGGTTTCGGCCACAACGGAGCCAGCCTCAACTGACTCGCCCTTACGGGCAGGGCTGAGGTCTTGGACTACCTGCTTCGCGGTCTCCTCGTTTGCCGGAACCTCCGCGCGCCTTCGCCCGTGCGGCTGCCCGCCCTGGGGATCCTCGTTCGGTTCACATGTCGGTTGCGACATTACTGTGCGCCTTTCTGTGCATCAGGACCGATTGGAACCCGAGGTACGTTACCAAATTTATCTAAGGGCCAGAGTATCTGAATCGGACGGCCAATGACCTTATTGAGTGAGATCAAGCCACCCCCGGGTGCCCCGAGCAAAGATCGGGAATCAGCCGAAATGGATCGATGATCACCCATCAGCCACAACTTACCTGCTGGCACCACGACATCGAAGGAGGTGGCACTCGGTGCGTCGCCGGGAAAGAGATACGGTTCGTTCAATGACTCCCCATTGACGGTGATCTTCCCCTCGACCGAGCAGCATTTCACTCGATCCCCGGCAATCCCGATCACTCGCTTGACATAGACCGTGTCGCTGCCGACCACACCGATGAACTGGCCCAAACCATGCAAAGCATCAAGCACTGCCCCACGGCCGGAATCAAGCGGATCGAAGGAGCCTCGTCCGTCGAAGACCACCAGATCGCCACGGTGAATCGGACCGAAACCATAATCGGTCCGCGATACCGCAACCCGTTCCCCGCTGAGAAATTGTGGGTTCATCGATTCAGAGGGGATGTAGTACACCTCAAGCCAAAACGCCCTGATCAACGAACTGACCAGCACAATGACCAGCACAATGAGCAAAACAAAGCGCCAACCCAGTCGCCTGGATTGACGCTTTGCGACACCACTCACAAGATACCTAGGTATCTCTTACTTGCTGGCGACGTTGTCGCGCTTCTCTTTGATCTTGGCTGCCTTACCGCGCAGTTCACGCATGTAGTACAGCTTGGCGCGACGGACGTCACCGCGGGTGACGAGTTCGATCTTCTCGATGATCGGAGAGTGCACCGGGAAGGTACGCTCAACGCCGACGCCGAAGGAGACTTTGCGAACGGTGAAGGTTTCGCCGATGCCCTTGCCCTGGCGGCCGAGCACGAAGCCCTGGAACACCTGAACACGAGAACGGTTGCCTTCGATGATGTTGACGTGAACCTTCAGCGTGTCACCCGAACGGAATTCGGGAACATCGCTACGCAGGCTAGCTGCGTCAACGCTGTCAAGGATGTGCATGCTGCAACTCCTGGTGAACGCCACAGGTCATTCACTTTTATCGCGACAGTCTGGCTCCCCAAGGCCGGGAACGCCACGCTGTCGAAGTGTATTTTTCGGCCCGAAAGCGGGTTCGCTGGGCCGACGCGCTCGTTGGATGAACCAGTTCCCCCTGTGGCAGGAAAAGTTCGACGAGCACAGCTACCCATTCTGCCATATTTTCGCCTCAGCGGACTAATCAGCCGAGCTGGTGCAACTTGCCGTCCAGCAGTTGATAACCAAACTCTCTCAGGATCTGCAGATCGGCGCGGTTCAGGCGTTCAACATCGAGCAGTGCAACCAGATCTGGTCGACGTTGCACGGTTCGCCGTAGCTGCTCATCGCGCCGGAATCTGGCGATCTTGGCATGGTTCCCGCTCAGCAGCACCTCGGGAATCTCGCTCCCCCGCCATTGCGAAGGTTTGGTGTAAACCGGGTACTCAAGGAGCCCATCCTGATGCGACTCTTCGATGAGTGATTCCGGGTTACCGATCACCCCCGGCAGCAATCTAGCCACCGCCTCGACCATGGCTAGCACGGCAACCTCACCGCCATTGAGCACGTAGTCGCCTAAGCTCATTGGCCGAACCTCAAAATGCTGAGCGGCCCATTCAATCACTCGTTCGTCAATGCCCTCATAACGGCCGCAGGCGAAAACGAGTTGCTGCTCAGTCGCCAGTTCTTCGGCAATTGACTGACTGAACACCTGACCGGCGGGCGAGGGAACAATGAGGGTGGGGCGAGCACCCTCACTCAGCAAGGATTCAAGGGCCAGCGCCCAGGGTTCTGGCTTCATCACCATTCCGGCACCGCCACCGTAAGGAGTGTCGTCGACGGTTCGATGACGGTCCGTGGTGAAGTCACGTAGATCATGCACGCTCAGGTTTAGCAAACCGTCCTGTCGTGCCTTGCCGATCAGGCTGAGTTCCAACGGCGCTAAATACTCAGGAAAAATGCTGATCACATCAAGGCGCATTTAGTCAGCCGCCCCGTCCTGAGACTCCCGATTTAACTCGAATAAACCATCTGGTGGGGTGACCAGCACGAAACCTTGCTCAGGGTCCACCTCCGGCACTATTTCATCGACGAAAGGAACCAGCACTTCCTCACCGTCATCGGTGGTCACCACAAGCAGGTCTTGCACCGGCATCACCCGCAACGCGCTCACCACGCCGATTTTGCGGCCGGCCAGCCGAACCTCGAGCCCCACCAGCTCGTGTTCGTACCACCCCTCTTCGGTCTCATCCTCAACGTCTGCGGTTTCGATGAAGAGTTTGGTACCGCGCAGTTCCTCGGCTCGATTTCGATCAGGCACCTCGGCAAAGCCGAGCAGCAAGGTGTCCTTGTTCCAGCGAGCCTGGTTGACTGTCAATTCGCCGTGTTCCTGAGTGTTGAAAATGACCCCGCGGACAAACCGCTCCTCCGGTGCATCGGTAAACAGTTCCACCGTCACCTCGCCGCGTATCCCATGTGGTTTACCGATCCGGGCTACTTGAACCTGCATACTTCTCCTGATCTAAGTTCAGCGACTCTCAACTCAACGATGAGGTTCTTAAAAAGAGAGGGCTCCGGCTAATGCCGGAGCCACAATCTTAGCGTGTTGCTCAGAAACCACCGATGCTGCGCAATGACTCACGCGGCTCGGGTTTCCGAACCTAGCGACGCCGGTCAGTATCGACGACGTCCACCCGGACCTGATCGCCACCGGCGAGGGCACCGATCACAGTCCGCAGAGCTCGCGCGGTGCGGCCTTGACGGCCAATCACCCGACCCAAATCCTCTGGATGAACCCGGACTTCTAGGGTCTCGCCGCGACGGTTATTCCGCAGCGCGACCTGCACGTCATCGGGGCTATCCACGATGCCGCGAACTAGATGCTCCAGAGCCTCAGCCAACAATTTACTCAGCCTCGGTGGTCTCTGCCGGAGCCTCAGCGGCTTCTTCGGCCGGAGCCTCTTCAGCCTTCTTCTTCGAGGTGATAGCTTCCTTCACGATCACCGAAGACTTCTCCGGTGCTACGAAAGCTTCTTTAGCGGTCTTGGTCTTCAAGCGGCCTTCCTGGCCGGTGAGTCCCTTGAACTTCTGCCAGTCACCGGTGATCTTGAGGATCGCGGCAACCTGCTCGGTGGGCTGAGCACCCACTGAAAGCCAGTACTGAGCCCGCTCCGAGTCGACCTCGATGAACGAGGGCTCTTCGGTGGGGTGGTACTTACCGATTTCTTCGATCGCACGGCCATCACGCTTGGTGCGTGAGTCGGCGACAACAATGCGGTAATACGGTGCGCGCATCTTACCGAAGCGCTTAAGGCGAATCTTTACGGCCACTTTTGTGGTCACTCCTGTTTCTGAAACGGGTCGAATCCTTGATCACGCTCCCGTGGGGCGGGCCGATTCCAAAGGATTCTGAAAGGACACAATGCGCGCACGGAGAGAGGGGCCGTGCGGATCGAGTACCTGATTATTATGCCAGATCCTTGATCTTCAGGCGAACCCGCCGCGCTACTTTCCGGTTTGCGCTCGGTTTAGGCATTCAGGAAGTACAAAGCCAACCTGGAGTCCTCATCCGCTGCAGCAATTTTGGCGGCAAAACTGGCCACTTGCTTGACCAGTCGATCGGCGGTCTGTCGGGGTTCTTCAAACTCCTCGGAGTCCGCCCATTCGGTGATCAACTCGTCGAGGCCTTCTGGGTCTTCCAAGTTGAGCAGTTCGGCGAAGACCTCGGTAACCGCATCGGGAACCACTAATAACTGATCCAGATCAACGTCGACCATGCCGAGTTCGGGTTTAACTCCGGTGGCATGTACTTTCTTCGCCGCCAACTCCGCGAGAATCTCAAGCTCCAG is a window encoding:
- a CDS encoding YraN family protein; this translates as MGTKQQLGRVGEELAADFLARRGFEVVDLNWRCPQGEIDLVAFDGEILVVIEVKTRRSLSYGHPFEAISEAKLRRLRTLAVLWARHHGYLSCRIRLDAVAVLAPRGAEASIEHLRGIG
- a CDS encoding DUF2469 domain-containing protein gives rise to the protein MSAEDLENYETDMELQLYREYRDVVGLFSYVVETERRFYLANHVDLQARSADGEVYFDLTLQDAWVWDVYRSARFVKNVRVITFKDVNVEELAKSDDLELPKETDLGN
- a CDS encoding ribonuclease HII; the encoded protein is MESGFRFVAGADEVGRGALAGPVTVGMVVVDASAQKPLAGVKDSKLLSVAERERLVPLIKEWSLAHAVGHASAAEIDAIGIMAALQLAGTRAWEQMQESPIRAEVVLLDGNHDWLSAKGQLSIFDQPLPAGAGVQVPVQTMIKADLQCLSVAAASVLAKVERDAILVELDGQHAEFGWKVNKGYATAAHRAAIDQFGPSQWHRKSWKLSSGASSRLTGAMGKA
- the lepB gene encoding signal peptidase I — encoded protein: MSQPTCEPNEDPQGGQPHGRRRAEVPANEETAKQVVQDLSPARKGESVEAGSVVAETIDAGANQAEADAGAEESANPSKQPKKAKKPSGPLSWLKEIAIVIVIALVLSFLLKTFLFRAFVIPSESMQNTLQVEDRIFINELVPRPFALQRGDVVVFKDTQGWLAGDQSITQAKATNWFQDVLVFIGLMPDESQQHLVKRVIGMAGDHVICCDAQGRITVNGQPLDEPYLFPGSENAAGLNATFDVVVPAGKIWVMGDNRNNSADSRFHQNLASQGFIDLNDVEGTATVIAWPLNRWSFIGNYPDTFRNVPAPSSTPVSSPTPTHSGK
- the lepB gene encoding signal peptidase I yields the protein MSGVAKRQSRRLGWRFVLLIVLVIVLVSSLIRAFWLEVYYIPSESMNPQFLSGERVAVSRTDYGFGPIHRGDLVVFDGRGSFDPLDSGRGAVLDALHGLGQFIGVVGSDTVYVKRVIGIAGDRVKCCSVEGKITVNGESLNEPYLFPGDAPSATSFDVVVPAGKLWLMGDHRSISADSRSLLGAPGGGLISLNKVIGRPIQILWPLDKFGNVPRVPIGPDAQKGAQ
- the rplS gene encoding 50S ribosomal protein L19, with amino-acid sequence MHILDSVDAASLRSDVPEFRSGDTLKVHVNIIEGNRSRVQVFQGFVLGRQGKGIGETFTVRKVSFGVGVERTFPVHSPIIEKIELVTRGDVRRAKLYYMRELRGKAAKIKEKRDNVASK
- the trmD gene encoding tRNA (guanosine(37)-N1)-methyltransferase TrmD, whose product is MRLDVISIFPEYLAPLELSLIGKARQDGLLNLSVHDLRDFTTDRHRTVDDTPYGGGAGMVMKPEPWALALESLLSEGARPTLIVPSPAGQVFSQSIAEELATEQQLVFACGRYEGIDERVIEWAAQHFEVRPMSLGDYVLNGGEVAVLAMVEAVARLLPGVIGNPESLIEESHQDGLLEYPVYTKPSQWRGSEIPEVLLSGNHAKIARFRRDEQLRRTVQRRPDLVALLDVERLNRADLQILREFGYQLLDGKLHQLG
- the rimM gene encoding ribosome maturation factor RimM (Essential for efficient processing of 16S rRNA), whose product is MQVQVARIGKPHGIRGEVTVELFTDAPEERFVRGVIFNTQEHGELTVNQARWNKDTLLLGFAEVPDRNRAEELRGTKLFIETADVEDETEEGWYEHELVGLEVRLAGRKIGVVSALRVMPVQDLLVVTTDDGEEVLVPFVDEIVPEVDPEQGFVLVTPPDGLFELNRESQDGAAD
- a CDS encoding RNA-binding protein produces the protein MLAEALEHLVRGIVDSPDDVQVALRNNRRGETLEVRVHPEDLGRVIGRQGRTARALRTVIGALAGGDQVRVDVVDTDRRR
- the rpsP gene encoding 30S ribosomal protein S16, which encodes MAVKIRLKRFGKMRAPYYRIVVADSRTKRDGRAIEEIGKYHPTEEPSFIEVDSERAQYWLSVGAQPTEQVAAILKITGDWQKFKGLTGQEGRLKTKTAKEAFVAPEKSSVIVKEAITSKKKAEEAPAEEAAEAPAETTEAE